TCTTCACCGGCAGGATGCACCCCCATTCCCTTGCAGGAACCGAAGGAGCTGAAATCGTGGATGATCTGGACCGTAGGGATGGCGACTACTGGCTGCCCAAACCCCGTTTTTCGGCCTTTTTCAAGACCGGTCTCGAGAAGTGGCTGAAAGATCGACATGCCACCCTCTGTGCCGTAGCGGGAATCGCCACCCCTTTCTGCGTCCTGACCACGGCAATGGACGCCCTGTGCCACGATTTCAAGACCGTGTTGCTGGAGGACTGCTCGACGGCCGCCTCTGTGGAACAGCACCGACGGACCCTCGACACCTACCGCAGAAATCCGCTCTATCCGCTTTTCAGGGTTATGACCTCAACTGAATTGATTGAGACTCTCGATTAAATGCGCCTGAGCGATGCAGGACAAAATGAATTTCAATTTGGTTTAAGATGGCAGTAATCAAAATACGCTCTTGTTTTGAAAGGTTCATTTTAGGCAGAACTGCTGCCGTCATCAAATCGACATTCTCTTGACAGGCAACGATCATCAGCACTCCCTTTAAAGGGCGATTTTCAAGCATCGCCCTGTTGCCCACTGCAATCGAGGGAAGCGCCTTTTCAGGACGCACGACTTTATGCTCCTTTAGCGTTTGCCCATCGGAACGGTTGATAATACGGATAACGATCCATGGCGCCCTGGCAATAGTCATGGCTTTGGAAGCGTAATTATGTACTAGCAGTTGAAACTCACTGTTGGTCCGAGGGTAGCGCGACAGATCGCAAAAAATAGATTCTATCGCATGCAGCTCGACATTTACGGTGCCGATGTAACGGAAGGCTTCCCCTACTTGCATTATAAGTTTAGACCGCTCTTCGTTGGCTTTGTACGCAGCCTGCTCGTACGCGTACAGCGTGCGGCTGAAAACCCTAAGGATAAAGCAGGATATTCCAAATAAAATCACGATCAGCACCGTTTCAAGGATCTCTTCTTCGAGCATGAAAGTAGGGGTTAAGGATATCCCGTGCCGAATGGTCAGGGGAGTGGCAACAATCGCCAGTAGAAGAAAAAGCAGTACCCCCATGTAGAAGATGATGAGATATTTACGTTTTTGCACGGTTTTCATAAGATATGCCATCATAAATAGATCCAGGCTGCAACCTTGAGGATCTGAAGCGGGGATAGACTCCCGGCAAGCCGTCCCCGCTTTTTTATTTTTATTGAAGATTCCCCGCAGCAAGCTTAAGGGGAATCTTCACCGTTAGGAATTCTATCAATTATGATCGCTGCCGATTCGCCTCTGCCTTATTCGGTTTTCAGCGCCACATACCGTGTATACTCGCCCTCCTGAATCAACAGCAGCACCACCCCGTTTTCAGAAACATCGGCAATCGCCTTCTTGAAAGCCTTTAAATCTTCAACCGGTGTTCGATTCACTTCCAGAATGATTCCGCCGGGCCTGACATTCGCCAAGGCCGCCACCGAACCCGGTGCGACATCCGTTATGATCACTCCCTTTTTCTTCTCGAGACCAAACTGTTGCGCCAGCTCCGGCGTTATGTTCTGAACGGTCATGCCGATTTTTTCAAGGTTGTGAGGATTTGCGGCCACGGCGGTTTCCTTGTCCGGAAGCTTACCGATGGTGACGGATAATTGCTCGCGTTTTCCGTTGCGTAAGACCGTGACATTCACCCGCGTGCCCGGCATCTCGAGAGCCACTTGATTGCGGAACGCGCCCACCTGATCAACGGACTTTCCGTCGAATTCGATGATCACATCGCCTTGTTTTAATCCGGCATCTTCAGCCGGCGTGTCCTTCGAGACCTGCGCCACTAGTATTCCTTTTTGATCGTTCATCCCAAAAGATTTAGCCAGATCCGGTGTCAACTCCTGGATAGCGACACCAAGATAACCCCGAACGACCGTTCCGGTTTTAATCAACTGATCCTTGATCGACCTGGCCATGTTGATAGGAATGGCAAAACCGATCCCCATATATCCGCCGCTCTGGCTGAAGATGGCCGTATTCATACCCACAACCTTGCCGTCCAGATCCACGAGGGGCCCCCCGGAGTTTCCCGGATTGATAGCGGCATCCGTCTGTATGAAGTTTTCATAATCCGCGATTCCGATGCTGCTGCGTCCTTTGGCGCTGACCACACCGACAGTCAGGGTATGGGACAGACCGAAGGGATTCCCTATAGCCACAACCCATTCACCCACTTCGATGTCATCTGAATTCCCCAATTGGAGAACGGGCAAATTGTCGGCTTCAATCTTGATAACCGCGACATCGGAATGGGGGTCGGCCCCGACCGTCGTTGCGGTAAACTCACGGCCATCGAGCAGTTTTACGACAACCTTGTCAGCGTCCCCGACGACGTGATTGTTCGTCAGGATATACCCGTCCTTGGAGATAATAAATCCCGATCCCTGCCCGATTATTTGTTGCCGGGGTGCCTGTTGTGATTGATCGGGGGGTTGCGGTCCGGGCATGCCGAAAAAACGATTGAAAAATTGATCGCCGAACGGTGTGCCTTGACCAAATGGTGAAAAAAATTGAACATTGGGCTGCTGTACGGTTTTTTCGATCTGAATAAACACCACAGCCGGTGACACCCTTTTGGCGACATCGGAAAAGGCCTTGCTGGTTTGCCTCAGGCTTTCTATGCCACCTTCCTTTGCCTGGGAAGCCAACGGAAAAAACAGCAAGGAAACCATCCACACCATCACCATCGACCACCTTAACCGCTCGAGTGAAAAAATACCGTACCACTTTTGTTGTTTATTGTTCTTCATGGCAGTTCTCCTTTCTTAATGCCGTTATGTTATCTGCCATCCTCGGCGTGAATATCTTCAAAAACATCCTTCACCTTCTCCAGAAGCAGGTCCACATCAAACGGCTTGTCAAAAACGGCGGCCGCACCGCATCGATAAGCCATTTCATGGGTTTCGGCATCTCCGAAAGCGGTGATAACAATCATGGGAGGAAAATTCCGGTACTTGGGTTTGCCTTCCAGCACCTCCATTCCCGTTATTCCCGGCATACGAATGTCGGAGATAATCAGGTCCACCGCCTCTCGTTCGAATCCATCCGGCAGAAAAAAGGTTTCAAGATGCGTCAACAACCCGATGCCATCCGAGCATTCAATGACGTCATAACCGGACCTCCGTAAACTCACCGCCAACAAGGTCCGCATTTCATAATCGTCTTCTGCCAGCAGAATGCGGTATTGGTTTGCCCTTTCCGTCATCGTGTTCCCCTTCCCCGAATGTCCACCAGGTTTCTTTTTGATGTTCATGCTCGTTCTCCACTCCATTGGATGCAGCCACACAATCATGCCTGATGCCTATTGGCAGATCAAAAACCATGCCAAAGTTTAATCTTTAATTTTCATATAGTTATAAATATTAAAGGCGGGGCATTCCGCCCCGATGGGGCAAAATGCACCAGGGGAACGGCTTTCACAACGTAGTGATTACGTGTTAATTCATGGATCGAGAAATGTGAGACGTGAGACGTGAGACGTGAAAGGTTAACCGAAAAAATTGAAATATAAGACGTCCGACCTCTAAGGTTTTACCCTCGGCCCCTGGATCCTTAGAGGTAGCCGTCTATAGCGTTTTTCACAATACCGTTCCGGATGCCTGAGAGGCGGAGGGTCTATTTTTTCAAAGCGCCATAGCGCTGCAGTTTCCTGTACAGCGTTTTGCGGTCCAGTTTCAATATCCTCGCAGCCGCGGAGCGATTGCCGCCGACAATCTTCAATACGTGCAGGAGGTAGCGGCGCTCTACGTCTTCCATGGGAAGCAGTTCATGCGGATCGTGGGAGCCGATGAAAAAGTGTTCGCTTTTATAGGCTTGGATTTTTTGGGGGAGATCGTCTACTGCTATTTTTTCAAAACGCGTCAACGCCACGGCGCGTTCCATGGCGTTGCGCAATTCACGGACATTGCCGTGCCAGACATAATCAATAAGCCTTTGTGCCGCATTTTCGGAAATCCCCGTCACCCGTTTGTTGAAGCGTTGCGCATACTGTTTGACAAACTGGTCGGCCAGCAGCAACACATCCGTTCCGCGCGACCGCAGGGGCGGCACTTCGATCTGCATGACATTGAGGCGATAAAAGAGGTCTTCACGAAAGCGCCCCTCTTCAACGGCGCGTTCGAGGTCCTGGTTTGTGGCGGCTATAATCCTTACATCGATATGAATTTCCGAATTGCCACCAAGCGGTCGAATGGCGCGCTCCTCCAGCGCCCGGAGCAGCTTGGGTTGAAGCATGATCGGCATCTCTGCGACTTCGTCCAAAAAGAGGGTGCCGTTTTCAGCTTCCAGAAACAAGCCCTTCCGGTCGGCCGTCGCACCGGTATAGGCCCCTTTTTTGTGCCCGAAAAGTTCACTCTCCAGCAGTGTTTCCGGTAACGCGGAGCAGTTGACGGGAATAAACGGCGCCCGACGGCGCCGGCTTTGTTCATGCAAGGTTTGGGCGACAAGCTCCTTGCCGGTGCCGCTCTCCCCCAGAAGCAGGATGGAAATATCCGTATCTGCGATGTGCGTCATCTGCGAAAACAGTTTTTGCATGGGGGGACTTTCCCCTAAAAGCGCGTCGAATTGCTGTCGCTTCGGAGCCATCCGGCTCAACAGCTTTACTTTCTCCTGTAACGCATGGTGGGATATTGCCCGATTCAGAACCATTTCAAGAAGATCCGAATCGACCGGCTTGGTAACGAAATCATAGGCACCCGCCCGGATGGAAGCGACGGCCTTTTCTAGGCTCCCGAAACCGGTCATGGCAACCACCGGAATATCGGGGCGATTCGCGGCGATTCTTTCGCACAGCTCTATACCGGTCATGCCCGGCAGGTGAATGTCCGCCAGAACGACGTCGAAATCGGCTTCTTTCAGATCTACAAATGCGTCTTCAGCCATGGTATACCAGGAGACCCGATAATCTCGATGCTTCAAGTCGGCAGCGAGCATCTCACACATCGATTGATCATCATCTACGATCAGTACCCTTCCCTTCATGGCGACACCTCGATTGGCAGATAAACCGTGAAACAGGACCCCTTTCCCCAGGTGCTCTCCACCTCTATCCACCCGTCATGCTCCTGAACGATCCCGTAAACGATGGAAAGACCGAGGCCGGTCCCCGCCCCGACATCCTTGGTCGTAAAAAACGGTTCGAATATATGCGCTATGTTTTCGGGTTGTATGCCCCGCCCTTCATCTTTTATATGCATTGCCAGATAGTCTCCACCCGTATCCCTCTTTTCAGGGTGTTTTTTCTTCAGAATTTCCAAAGCAACTTCCACGCGGCCCCCGTCGGTCATTGCCTGCATGCCGTTTATCACCAAATTGGTCAGCACCTGTTGAATCTGCAGCGGGTCGACGGGAATCATGGGGAGGCTTTCCTGCTCGACAACCTGAAAATAAACCCTTTTCTCGCCTGCCGTTGGCGCCAGCATGTCGATCACCCGTTTAGCCACAGCCGCCATGTCTTGTGGCGACCGCTTGGGCTTCCTGCGCCGGGCGAAATCGAGCAGGTTCTGCATAATTTTTATGATTTTTTCGGTTTGTTCTCCGATGATACCGGCTGATTGGACGATGTCTGCATGCTCGAGATCCCCGGAGCGGATCATTTTCGAGCGTCCATGGATGACGTTCAGCGGGGTTCCGAATTCATGTGCCATTCCAGCCGAAATCCGGCCAAGGGTGGCGAGGCGCTCGCTGTGGCGCAGCTGTTCCAACGCTTCAATCCGGCGTTCGTTTTCCGTTCTGGCAGCCTCCCAGCTTTCACTGAGGTCCCGACACATGGTGTTCAATGTTTCACAAAGTTCGGCAAACTCGTCCCGCCCGTCGAAAACCAGATCGGGGGCAAGATCCCCTTTCCCGATTCTTCTGGACTTGTCGATAATGCGAGACAGCGGCCGGTGAATCCATTTCTGGAATTGAAACCAAAGCAGCATTCCGGATGACAGCAGCAGCAAGAAGGTAATGGCAATCAGGTGCAGGGTGGAATCCCGGATATATTTTTTCAGCGCGGCCAAGGATTCGGAAAGTTCAATGGCGGAAGGGGGGCCGCCGCTGGTGTCAACAGGAACGTAGGTAAAGCGAAATGCGCCTTTTTTTCCCTTGTCCATGATGAGCGACACGACCCTCCCCTGCATAACGCTCTCAATGCTATTCAAAGGCACCGCCGGCGCATTCACGGTGGCCGCCGGGGAGTCCAGTTGCACCCACCGGAAATGAATGTTGTGCTCCTTCAGATTGGCTTCGCGAACAAGTTTTCGCGCCATCTCTGTTCCCGATTGATGGATCACATGCTCGATCATGCCCGACATCGCCTTACCGATCAGAATTGCGTCCTTTGCCATGTCATCATTGAAAAGCGCAACCTCACGATGATGATCGACCCACCCCGAACCCGCCAGGATCAGCACAAGCACCAGAATCAAGAAAAGATAGACTTTGTAAAAAAGCTTCATATCGACGACCTTTCACCATTAGGCTGACCACTGTAACGGTTTTTGCCCCGCAGTTGCAACGCCGGTGTTTACGTGGCTTGTTGTTTTTTAATGGAAATGCCCCATCTTTGCAACTCAGGAAGGTGTTCGAGCGTGAAGGCGTGGCACCTTACCCTGTCCTCAGAGCGAAGCCGGGTTCGCCCCCCTGGCAGCGGAGGCCCTAGCGTCGAGGTTGAAACAATCCTGCATTTCTGTTATGAATGGCAGCATCCTCCTTACAAAAAAATACATGACGGTATTTACCGATAGGGTATTTTTTTCGATAGCCCCCGCTGGTGGTCAACGTGCAAGGAAGAGCCCACCTTTGAGCAAAGCGGCGGGCAGCCCTGACCTCAACGGTGCACCTTGAGGCGAATCCATCACCTTGAAGGCCGGTGGCATATTCTGTTGCAGCTGTCAACATAAGTCCCACTTGCTTTCGAACGATCAAAGGAGGTTGAGAATGGCAAAAATATTTACCGCATGGCCCGATGAATGGCCCCGAAGCCTCAACTATCCGGAACAACCGGTCTTCTCCATTCTGGACCGAACGGCCTCACGCGTCCCCGAGCGCCTGGCACTCCTATTCGGAGGAATGGAACTGACCTTCGGGGAATTAAAAACGCTGGCAGACCGTTTTGCGGCGGCCCTGATATCCACCGGGATCCAAAAGGGCGACAAGGTGGCCATCCATCTTCCGAACTGCCCCCAGTTCGCCATCGCCTATTACGGTGCGCTGAAGGCGGGCGCCGTTTTTACCCCCCTGAGCCCTTTGCTGGCGCCCAGAGAGATTGTCTACCAGCTCAATGACGCCGAAGCCAGGATGCTGATCTCCCTGGACCTGGTCTACCCCGGCATCGCCGAAATCATTCCGGAAACGGGGGTCGAGCACGTCATCACCACCAGCATCGCCGACTGCTACAGCCCGGTCATCCAGCCCCTCAAACCCCTGGAAAAAATTCCCGTACCCGACACCCTCGACATGGTTGACATGCTCAAGGACAATGAACCCGATGCGCCTGAAATCGAAATCGACGTCTTCAAAGACCTGGCCCACCTGGCCTATACCGGCGGCACCACGGGTCTGTCCAAAGGGGTCATGTTGACCCACTACAATGTCGTGGCCAACACGTGCCAGTACGGGCATTGGTTCAACGGCGCCCGTCTCGAGATCCGGGATGGTGTGCCCCAATCCGTTCTCCCACCGGGGGTGGATCCCGTCAAGGACCGGCCCAGCGCCACGGACACGGAGACCGCCCTGGTGGTGGTGCCCTGGTTTCATGCCATGGGCACCGTGGGCTATCTCAACAACCTGGTCTACGGCGGCACCACCATGGTGGTCTTCCCGCGCTTCGACCCCCAGGAGTACCTGCAGGGCGTGCGAAAATACAAGGCCACGGTCCTGGGCGGAGCGCCCCAGCTGTTCATCCCCCTGGTCAACCTTCCGGAATTCGACAGCCAAGACCTGGCCGGGATCAAGATCGTGTCCTCCGGAGCGGCTCCTCTGGCCATGCCCATACTGGAGAAAATGCTGAATTCTTTTTCCGGCACGGTGTGCGAAGCCTACGGCATGACCGAATGCACCATGGGCGCCACCGCCAACCCGCCGAACCGAAACGCTATCCGCCAGGGGTCCGTCGGCCTCCCGGTTTTCGACACGGAATGCAAGGTTGTCGACCTGTTTTCCGGCGAAGACCTTCCCCCCGGTGAAAAAGGCGAAATCTGCATCAAGGGACCTCAGGTGATGCAGGGCTACTGGAACAAACCCGAGGAGACCGACCTGGTGTTGAAAGACGGGTGGCTCCATAGCGGCGACATCGGCACCATGGATGAAGACGGGTATTTCTATATTACCGACCGCAAGAAGGACATGATCATCTACAAGGGTTACAATGTCTATCCGCGCGAGTTGGAGGAGGTCCTTTTCACCCACCCGGATGTGGCCCAGTGTGCCGTTATCGGGAAACCGGCAATGGAGGTCGGTGAATCCCCGGTGGCCTTCGTTCAGTTGCGGACCGGTGCGCAGGCCGATGAAAAGGTATTGGCCGAATACGTCAACTCGCAGGTGGCAGCCTACAAGAAGGTGCGTGAAATCCACTTTCTCGAGGCCATACCGGTCAGCGCCGCCGGAAAGGTTCTAAAAAGGGAATTGAGAGAAATGCTGAAGTGACCCGGTGGGCTTTTTGCCTCCGGTTCGAGCCTGTCGGGATGAAACCAGCGATCTGCGGCAGAGCCGGATGCATGAATAAGGCCGCTCGAAGCGAACTGGTCTGCCGTCAGCGCTGATTTGTTTTCCGAATCTTGACCGCGCTTACCTTGAATTCCGGTATTTTAGCCAGGGGATCGTAAGCGTCGGCGTCGGTCAGCACATTGGGCGGATTTTCACCGAAGTGGATGGGCAGAAAAACTACCCCCGGTGGAACCGAGGATGTAATCCGTGCCGGGGCCTCCATCTCTCCCCGGCGGGACGACACCAAAAGGATGTCGCCATTGCCGATCGAAAGGCTCCGGGCATCCTCGGGATGCATGCTGACATACCCTGTGGATTGTTCGACATCCAGATGCGGAGAAATCCGGGTCATGGTGCCGGTGTGAAAATGGGCGAACATGCGGCCGGTGGTCAGGAAGTAGGGATAGTCTTTATCGGGTATCTCAGCCGGATCCCGGTAGCTCACAGCGTGGAATTTGCCTTTACCCCGGGCGAAGCCACCCTTGTGCAGGTACGGGGTTCCGGGATGGGATGCGTCGGGGCAGGGCCACTGCAGACCGTTTATCCCCAGCCGGTCATACGTCATTCCGGCATAGCTCTTGGGTGTCAATGCGGTCATTTCATCGAAAATTTGTTCGGGGTTTTCGTAATTCATTGCATACCCCATGGCCGAGGAGAGCATGGAGATGATCTTCCAGTCCGGCAGCGTGTTTTCCACGGGAGGGATGGCCTCATGGATACGCATGCATCTGCGTTCGGTGTTGGTGAACGTACCTTCTTTTTCGGCCACGGAGGCGGCCGCCAGCACCACATCGGCCACTTGAGCGGTCTCCGAC
The genomic region above belongs to Deltaproteobacteria bacterium and contains:
- a CDS encoding cysteine hydrolase, which codes for MELPALLIIDMVKDNFVEERNLPITPLARGIIDPINRLSSFFRDKGWPVVYSTDAFHEEDFIFTGRMHPHSLAGTEGAEIVDDLDRRDGDYWLPKPRFSAFFKTGLEKWLKDRHATLCAVAGIATPFCVLTTAMDALCHDFKTVLLEDCSTAASVEQHRRTLDTYRRNPLYPLFRVMTSTELIETLD
- a CDS encoding DegQ family serine endoprotease produces the protein MVMVWMVSLLFFPLASQAKEGGIESLRQTSKAFSDVAKRVSPAVVFIQIEKTVQQPNVQFFSPFGQGTPFGDQFFNRFFGMPGPQPPDQSQQAPRQQIIGQGSGFIISKDGYILTNNHVVGDADKVVVKLLDGREFTATTVGADPHSDVAVIKIEADNLPVLQLGNSDDIEVGEWVVAIGNPFGLSHTLTVGVVSAKGRSSIGIADYENFIQTDAAINPGNSGGPLVDLDGKVVGMNTAIFSQSGGYMGIGFAIPINMARSIKDQLIKTGTVVRGYLGVAIQELTPDLAKSFGMNDQKGILVAQVSKDTPAEDAGLKQGDVIIEFDGKSVDQVGAFRNQVALEMPGTRVNVTVLRNGKREQLSVTIGKLPDKETAVAANPHNLEKIGMTVQNITPELAQQFGLEKKKGVIITDVAPGSVAALANVRPGGIILEVNRTPVEDLKAFKKAIADVSENGVVLLLIQEGEYTRYVALKTE
- a CDS encoding response regulator — translated: MTERANQYRILLAEDDYEMRTLLAVSLRRSGYDVIECSDGIGLLTHLETFFLPDGFEREAVDLIISDIRMPGITGMEVLEGKPKYRNFPPMIVITAFGDAETHEMAYRCGAAAVFDKPFDVDLLLEKVKDVFEDIHAEDGR
- a CDS encoding sigma-54 dependent transcriptional regulator, with protein sequence MKGRVLIVDDDQSMCEMLAADLKHRDYRVSWYTMAEDAFVDLKEADFDVVLADIHLPGMTGIELCERIAANRPDIPVVAMTGFGSLEKAVASIRAGAYDFVTKPVDSDLLEMVLNRAISHHALQEKVKLLSRMAPKRQQFDALLGESPPMQKLFSQMTHIADTDISILLLGESGTGKELVAQTLHEQSRRRRAPFIPVNCSALPETLLESELFGHKKGAYTGATADRKGLFLEAENGTLFLDEVAEMPIMLQPKLLRALEERAIRPLGGNSEIHIDVRIIAATNQDLERAVEEGRFREDLFYRLNVMQIEVPPLRSRGTDVLLLADQFVKQYAQRFNKRVTGISENAAQRLIDYVWHGNVRELRNAMERAVALTRFEKIAVDDLPQKIQAYKSEHFFIGSHDPHELLPMEDVERRYLLHVLKIVGGNRSAAARILKLDRKTLYRKLQRYGALKK
- a CDS encoding HAMP domain-containing protein, which translates into the protein MKLFYKVYLFLILVLVLILAGSGWVDHHREVALFNDDMAKDAILIGKAMSGMIEHVIHQSGTEMARKLVREANLKEHNIHFRWVQLDSPAATVNAPAVPLNSIESVMQGRVVSLIMDKGKKGAFRFTYVPVDTSGGPPSAIELSESLAALKKYIRDSTLHLIAITFLLLLSSGMLLWFQFQKWIHRPLSRIIDKSRRIGKGDLAPDLVFDGRDEFAELCETLNTMCRDLSESWEAARTENERRIEALEQLRHSERLATLGRISAGMAHEFGTPLNVIHGRSKMIRSGDLEHADIVQSAGIIGEQTEKIIKIMQNLLDFARRRKPKRSPQDMAAVAKRVIDMLAPTAGEKRVYFQVVEQESLPMIPVDPLQIQQVLTNLVINGMQAMTDGGRVEVALEILKKKHPEKRDTGGDYLAMHIKDEGRGIQPENIAHIFEPFFTTKDVGAGTGLGLSIVYGIVQEHDGWIEVESTWGKGSCFTVYLPIEVSP
- a CDS encoding AMP-binding protein codes for the protein MAKIFTAWPDEWPRSLNYPEQPVFSILDRTASRVPERLALLFGGMELTFGELKTLADRFAAALISTGIQKGDKVAIHLPNCPQFAIAYYGALKAGAVFTPLSPLLAPREIVYQLNDAEARMLISLDLVYPGIAEIIPETGVEHVITTSIADCYSPVIQPLKPLEKIPVPDTLDMVDMLKDNEPDAPEIEIDVFKDLAHLAYTGGTTGLSKGVMLTHYNVVANTCQYGHWFNGARLEIRDGVPQSVLPPGVDPVKDRPSATDTETALVVVPWFHAMGTVGYLNNLVYGGTTMVVFPRFDPQEYLQGVRKYKATVLGGAPQLFIPLVNLPEFDSQDLAGIKIVSSGAAPLAMPILEKMLNSFSGTVCEAYGMTECTMGATANPPNRNAIRQGSVGLPVFDTECKVVDLFSGEDLPPGEKGEICIKGPQVMQGYWNKPEETDLVLKDGWLHSGDIGTMDEDGYFYITDRKKDMIIYKGYNVYPRELEEVLFTHPDVAQCAVIGKPAMEVGESPVAFVQLRTGAQADEKVLAEYVNSQVAAYKKVREIHFLEAIPVSAAGKVLKRELREMLK